Proteins from one Hyperolius riggenbachi isolate aHypRig1 chromosome 4, aHypRig1.pri, whole genome shotgun sequence genomic window:
- the LOC137570446 gene encoding C-C motif chemokine 20-like, whose product MCIMSRVSYLFCVSCILLLGLQSLNEAAVFDCCYSYTKKPLPLKMIRSYTNQYSYEVCDIDAVILITQRFRVCANPKDQWVKRIVPVLRQRKARLQEAARNSSVVSTN is encoded by the exons ATGTGTATCATGTCTCGTGTCAGCTACCTTTTTTGTGTATCGTGCATCCTGTTGCTAGGGCTCCAGTCCCTGAACGAGGCTGCAG TGTTCGACTGCTGTTATTCCTACACAAAAAAGCCATTGCCACTGAAGATGATTAGATCCTACACAAATCAGTATTCATACGAGGTGTGCGACATTGATGCAGTCAT ACTAATTACACAGAGATTTCGGGTATGCGCAAATCCTAAAGACCAATGGGTTAAACGGATTGTGCCAGTACTCAG GCAGAGGAAAGCAAGACTACAGGAAGCAGCAAGGAACAGCAGCGTAGTTTCCACAAACTGA